A single genomic interval of Pseudomonas sp. FeN3W harbors:
- the leuD gene encoding 3-isopropylmalate dehydratase small subunit has protein sequence MKAFTQHTGLVCPLDRANVDTDQIIPKQFLKSIKRTGFGPNLFDEWRYLDVGQPNQDCSQRPVNKDFVLNFPRYQGASVLLARENFGCGSSREHAPWALEEYGFRTIIAPSFADIFYNNSFKNGLLPIVLKEEEVDELFAQAEANEGYQLTVDLAAQVVTRPDGKQYDFEVDAFRKHCLLNGLDDIGLTLQDADAIKAFETRHQQSQPWLFGAIK, from the coding sequence ATGAAAGCCTTTACCCAACACACCGGCCTGGTCTGTCCGCTGGATCGTGCCAACGTCGATACCGATCAGATCATTCCGAAGCAGTTTCTCAAGTCCATCAAGCGCACCGGCTTTGGCCCTAATCTGTTCGATGAGTGGCGCTACCTGGACGTCGGTCAGCCGAATCAGGATTGCTCGCAGCGTCCGGTGAACAAGGACTTCGTGCTGAACTTCCCGCGCTACCAGGGCGCCAGCGTGCTGCTGGCGCGTGAGAACTTCGGCTGCGGCTCCTCCCGCGAGCACGCGCCGTGGGCCCTGGAGGAGTACGGTTTCCGTACGATCATCGCGCCGAGCTTTGCCGACATTTTCTACAACAACAGCTTCAAGAACGGCCTGCTGCCGATCGTGCTGAAGGAAGAGGAAGTCGATGAGCTGTTCGCACAGGCCGAAGCCAACGAAGGCTACCAGCTGACCGTGGACCTCGCTGCGCAGGTCGTGACACGCCCGGACGGCAAGCAGTACGACTTTGAAGTCGATGCCTTCCGCAAGCACTGCCTGCTCAACGGTCTCGACGATATCGGCCTGACGCTGCAAGACGCGGACGCGATCAAGGCGTTCGAGACCCGTCACCAGCAGAGCCAGCCATGGCTGTTCGGCGCGATCAAATGA
- the leuC gene encoding 3-isopropylmalate dehydratase large subunit, whose product MAGKTLYDKLWEMHEVKRRDDGSSLIYIDRHILHEVTSPQAFEGLRLANRKPWRIDANIATPDHNVPTTKGERQGGLEAIADEVSRIQVQTLDENCDDFGILEFKMNDVRQGIVHVIGPEQGATLPGMTVVCGDSHTSTHGAFGALAHGIGTSEVEHVLATQCLVAKKMKNMQVRVEGKLPFGVTAKDIVLAVIGKIGTAGGNGHALEFAGSAIRDLSMEGRMTICNMSIEAGARVGMVAVDEKTIAYVEGRPFAPKGDDWDKAVELWKGLVSDGDAVFDTVVELKAEDIKPQVSWGTSPEMVLAVDQSVPDPAAEADPVKRDSIVRALKYMGLAANQPITNIKLDRVFIGSCTNSRIEDLRAAAEVAKGRKVAANVKQAMVVPGSGLVKQQAEAEGLDKIFVEAGFEWREPGCSMCLAMNPDKLGSGEHCASTSNRNFEGRQGAGGRTHLVSPAMAAAAAVTGHFIDVRELVQA is encoded by the coding sequence ATGGCCGGCAAGACGCTCTACGACAAGCTCTGGGAAATGCACGAGGTGAAACGTCGCGACGATGGTTCGTCGCTGATCTACATCGACCGCCACATCCTGCATGAAGTGACTTCGCCACAAGCGTTCGAAGGTCTGCGTCTGGCCAATCGCAAGCCATGGCGTATCGACGCCAATATCGCCACGCCGGACCACAACGTGCCGACCACCAAGGGCGAGCGTCAGGGCGGCCTGGAAGCCATCGCTGACGAGGTCTCGCGCATCCAGGTGCAGACGCTGGACGAGAACTGCGACGATTTCGGCATCCTCGAATTCAAGATGAACGACGTGCGTCAGGGCATCGTCCACGTCATCGGCCCGGAGCAGGGCGCGACACTGCCCGGCATGACCGTGGTTTGCGGTGATTCGCATACCTCCACCCACGGCGCCTTCGGCGCGCTGGCCCACGGCATCGGCACCTCCGAGGTCGAGCATGTGCTCGCCACCCAGTGCCTGGTCGCCAAGAAGATGAAGAACATGCAGGTGCGCGTCGAAGGCAAGTTGCCGTTCGGCGTCACCGCGAAGGACATCGTGCTGGCTGTGATCGGCAAGATCGGCACCGCTGGCGGTAACGGCCATGCCCTGGAATTCGCCGGCAGCGCGATTCGCGATCTGTCCATGGAAGGGCGCATGACCATCTGCAACATGTCCATCGAAGCCGGTGCCCGCGTAGGCATGGTGGCGGTGGATGAAAAAACCATCGCGTACGTCGAAGGGCGTCCGTTCGCGCCGAAGGGCGACGACTGGGACAAGGCGGTCGAGCTGTGGAAAGGTCTGGTCTCCGATGGCGACGCGGTGTTCGACACCGTCGTCGAGCTCAAAGCCGAGGACATCAAGCCGCAGGTCAGCTGGGGCACTTCGCCGGAAATGGTGCTGGCTGTCGATCAGAGCGTGCCGGACCCCGCCGCCGAAGCCGACCCGGTCAAGCGCGATTCCATCGTTCGTGCGCTGAAGTACATGGGCCTGGCGGCCAACCAGCCGATCACCAATATCAAGCTGGATCGCGTGTTCATTGGTTCCTGCACCAACTCGCGGATCGAGGACCTGCGTGCCGCGGCTGAAGTCGCCAAAGGGCGCAAGGTGGCGGCGAACGTGAAGCAGGCGATGGTTGTGCCGGGCTCCGGCCTGGTGAAGCAGCAGGCCGAGGCTGAAGGGTTGGACAAGATCTTCGTCGAGGCTGGCTTCGAGTGGCGCGAGCCGGGTTGCTCCATGTGTCTGGCGATGAACCCCGACAAGCTGGGCAGCGGCGAGCATTGCGCCTCGACTTCCAACCGCAACTTCGAGGGGCGTCAGGGCGCTGGTGGACGCACACACCTGGTCAGCCCGGCCATGGCCGCCGCTGCGGCGGTAACCGGCCATTTCATCGATGTACGCGAACTGGTCCAGGCCTGA
- a CDS encoding LysR family transcriptional regulator, producing the protein MDLANLNAFIAIAETGSFSLAAERLHLTQPAVSKRIAALESQLDVRLFDRLGREIGLTEAGRALLPRAYQILNVLDDTRRALTNLNGDIGGRLSLATSHHIGLHRLPPLLRAFTRAYPQVSLDIRFLDSEVAYDEVLHGRAELAVITLAPQTAEPVRAMKVWDDPLDFVVAPEHPLAGKADIRLADVAGHPAVFPGGNTFTHHIAQRLFEREGLTPNITMSTNYMETIKMMVSIGIAWSVLPRSMLDEQVVSLPLPGIQLTRQLGYIVHRERTLSNAARAFMALLDAERGD; encoded by the coding sequence ATGGACCTGGCCAACCTCAATGCCTTTATCGCCATCGCGGAAACGGGCAGCTTTTCCTTGGCCGCGGAGCGCCTGCATCTGACCCAGCCTGCAGTCAGCAAGCGCATCGCCGCATTGGAATCGCAGCTGGACGTGCGCCTGTTCGACCGGCTCGGCCGCGAGATTGGCCTGACAGAGGCAGGAAGAGCCCTGCTGCCGCGGGCCTATCAGATTTTGAATGTACTGGACGACACCCGCCGCGCCTTGACCAACCTCAACGGCGACATTGGCGGCCGGCTGAGCCTGGCGACCAGCCATCACATCGGCCTGCACCGCCTACCGCCCTTGCTACGCGCGTTCACCCGCGCTTATCCGCAGGTCAGCCTGGATATTCGTTTTCTCGATTCGGAAGTCGCCTACGACGAAGTGCTGCATGGCCGCGCCGAACTGGCGGTCATCACCCTGGCGCCGCAGACTGCCGAGCCGGTCCGGGCAATGAAGGTATGGGACGACCCGCTGGATTTCGTTGTCGCGCCCGAACACCCGCTGGCGGGCAAGGCGGATATTCGTCTGGCCGATGTCGCCGGCCACCCTGCCGTCTTTCCCGGCGGCAACACCTTCACTCACCACATCGCCCAGCGACTGTTCGAGCGTGAGGGCCTGACGCCCAATATCACCATGAGCACCAACTATATGGAAACCATCAAGATGATGGTCTCCATCGGGATCGCCTGGAGCGTACTGCCGCGCAGCATGCTCGACGAACAGGTGGTCAGCCTGCCTCTGCCGGGCATTCAGCTGACCCGGCAACTTGGCTACATCGTGCACAGGGAACGCACCCTGTCCAATGCGGCCAGGGCTTTCATGGCGCTACTGGATGCTGAACGCGGTGACTGA
- a CDS encoding Hsp20 family protein, with the protein MMSSFPMAPLFRQSVGFDRFNDLFESALRNETGSSYPPYNIEKHGDDQYRIVVAAAGFEESDLDLQVERSVLTISGGPRESEAENVTYLHQGIAQRAFKLSFRLADHIEVKGAALNSGLLNIDLVRVVPEEAKPKRIPINADQRPALEG; encoded by the coding sequence ATCATGAGTTCGTTCCCCATGGCCCCTCTGTTCCGGCAATCCGTGGGCTTCGATCGTTTCAATGACCTGTTCGAGTCCGCCCTGCGCAACGAAACCGGCAGCTCTTATCCACCCTATAACATCGAGAAGCACGGTGACGACCAGTATCGAATCGTGGTCGCAGCCGCCGGCTTCGAGGAGTCCGACCTCGATCTGCAGGTCGAGCGCAGCGTGCTGACCATCAGTGGCGGGCCGCGCGAAAGCGAGGCCGAGAATGTCACCTATCTGCATCAGGGCATCGCTCAGCGGGCGTTCAAGTTGTCGTTCCGGCTAGCCGACCACATCGAGGTGAAAGGCGCTGCGCTGAACAGTGGCCTGCTCAACATCGACCTGGTGCGCGTGGTGCCGGAAGAGGCCAAGCCCAAGCGCATCCCCATCAATGCCGATCAACGGCCCGCGCTGGAGGGTTGA
- a CDS encoding SDR family oxidoreductase, whose amino-acid sequence MSRVMLITGASRGIGAATARLAAHQGYALCLNYHQREDAVKQVLEQVRTAGVSAITVKADVADEGQVLQMFEMIDREFGRLDVLVNNAGMLEQQMRLEQMDAARWMRVLGTNVIGSFLCAREAIKRMSNQHGGQGGSIINLSSIAARLGAPGEYIDYAAAKGAIDSMTVGLAKEVAGEGIRVNAVRPGVIDTEIHASGGEPDRIERVKASVPMGRGGKAEEVAEAILWLASEHASYTTGALLDVSGGR is encoded by the coding sequence ATGTCCAGAGTCATGCTGATCACAGGTGCCAGTCGCGGTATCGGCGCTGCCACTGCGCGGCTGGCCGCCCACCAGGGCTACGCACTGTGCCTCAACTATCACCAACGCGAAGACGCGGTGAAACAGGTGCTCGAACAGGTCCGCACTGCGGGCGTATCGGCAATTACGGTCAAGGCTGATGTCGCCGACGAGGGTCAGGTGCTGCAGATGTTCGAGATGATTGATCGCGAGTTCGGCCGCCTCGATGTGCTGGTCAACAACGCCGGCATGCTCGAACAACAGATGCGTCTGGAGCAGATGGATGCCGCTCGCTGGATGCGCGTGCTCGGCACCAACGTCATCGGCAGCTTTCTATGCGCCCGCGAGGCGATCAAGCGCATGTCCAATCAGCATGGCGGCCAGGGTGGTTCGATCATCAACCTGTCCTCGATCGCCGCGCGGCTAGGCGCGCCGGGGGAATACATCGACTATGCCGCGGCCAAGGGCGCCATTGACAGCATGACTGTCGGGCTGGCCAAGGAAGTCGCCGGCGAAGGCATTCGGGTCAATGCGGTACGACCCGGCGTGATCGATACCGAGATTCACGCCAGCGGTGGCGAGCCGGATCGCATCGAGCGGGTCAAGGCAAGCGTGCCCATGGGGCGCGGCGGGAAAGCCGAGGAAGTTGCCGAAGCCATACTCTGGCTCGCCAGTGAGCACGCCAGCTATACCACCGGCGCGTTGCTAGACGTCAGCGGCGGACGCTGA
- a CDS encoding tRNA-dihydrouridine synthase, which yields MQIALAPMEGLVDEILRDVLTRMGGVDWCVTEFIRVSDRLLPQSSFRKLAPELQTGAITRAGTAVRVQLLGSDPACLADNAAYACSLGAPAIDLNFGCPAKTVNKSRGGAILLREPDLLHAILCEVRRTVPAHIPVTAKMRLGFDSPDGALDCARALVDGGAGQLVVHARTKVEGYKPPAHWEWVARVQEVVAVPVYANGDIWSLEDWRRCREVSGAENIMLGRGLVSRPDLARQIAAAEQGQGIAEMSWAEFQPTLVDFWQQARGKIAPRYAPGRLKQWLALLTRNYPEAVALFAALRRENDCARIDAMLGVDTVGIPVAALG from the coding sequence ATGCAGATCGCTTTGGCGCCCATGGAGGGGCTGGTCGACGAAATCCTTCGCGACGTTCTGACTCGGATGGGTGGGGTGGACTGGTGCGTCACCGAGTTCATCCGAGTCTCTGATCGTCTGCTGCCGCAAAGCAGCTTTCGCAAACTTGCACCCGAATTGCAGACTGGCGCCATTACTCGCGCCGGAACCGCTGTGCGCGTTCAATTACTGGGCTCCGATCCTGCCTGTCTGGCTGATAACGCTGCCTATGCCTGCTCACTGGGTGCGCCTGCTATCGATCTGAATTTCGGCTGCCCGGCCAAGACGGTAAATAAATCGCGCGGTGGGGCCATCCTGCTCAGGGAGCCTGATTTGCTGCACGCCATCCTCTGTGAGGTACGGCGAACTGTGCCGGCGCACATCCCGGTCACCGCCAAGATGCGCCTGGGTTTCGACAGCCCGGACGGTGCACTCGATTGCGCTCGGGCGCTGGTGGACGGCGGGGCGGGTCAGTTGGTGGTGCATGCGCGAACGAAGGTCGAAGGCTACAAGCCGCCGGCGCATTGGGAATGGGTGGCTCGCGTGCAGGAAGTGGTCGCGGTGCCGGTGTACGCCAATGGCGATATCTGGTCGCTGGAAGACTGGCGTCGCTGTCGAGAAGTCAGCGGTGCGGAGAATATTATGCTGGGCCGCGGCCTGGTTTCGCGGCCAGACCTGGCACGGCAGATCGCCGCCGCTGAACAGGGGCAAGGCATCGCCGAGATGAGCTGGGCAGAGTTTCAACCCACGCTGGTGGACTTCTGGCAGCAGGCGCGGGGCAAGATCGCACCACGCTATGCGCCCGGCAGACTGAAGCAGTGGCTGGCCTTGCTTACGCGCAACTACCCCGAGGCGGTGGCGCTGTTCGCCGCACTGCGCCGGGAGAATGATTGCGCGCGGATCGACGCGATGCTCGGCGTCGATACCGTCGGAATTCCGGTGGCGGCGCTGGGTTAG
- a CDS encoding DegT/DnrJ/EryC1/StrS family aminotransferase produces the protein MINVTKSYMGSKNKFKAYIDRIYNTGWLTNNGPLVTALEQRLKDYLGVRNIILTNNGTIALQIAYRALGLTGSAITTPFSFVATTSSLQWEGIKPIFADIDPATWNLDPEKIERNIQPNTSAIVATHVFGNPCDVERIEQIARKNNLRVVYDGAHAFGVRHKGRSVYDWGDISTLSFHATKLFHTIEGGAIVTNDDALADRIRLLCNFGIVDTDQIEGIGINAKLNEFSAAMGMCVLDDIELIFECRAEIGHRYERRLGEHFELQRPQPESQCNYSYFPVALADESQLLRCRSQLNENGINPRRYFYPSLDTLDHLQPQVPQPRSRALSRKVLCLPIYPGLPRKVQEKVMQTLIQEAIHSEQSSRTLFQPLAEAFGLFNAAERLPGADYPRMPLTSGGQQ, from the coding sequence ATGATCAACGTGACCAAGTCGTACATGGGCAGCAAAAACAAGTTCAAGGCTTACATCGACAGGATCTACAACACCGGCTGGCTCACCAACAACGGACCGTTAGTGACTGCGCTCGAGCAACGGCTGAAGGACTACCTCGGGGTGAGGAACATCATCCTCACCAACAACGGCACCATCGCGCTGCAGATTGCCTATCGAGCGCTGGGATTGACCGGCAGCGCCATCACCACCCCCTTCAGCTTCGTTGCCACCACCAGCTCGCTGCAATGGGAAGGCATCAAGCCGATCTTCGCCGACATCGATCCGGCGACCTGGAATCTGGACCCGGAAAAGATCGAGCGAAATATCCAGCCCAACACCTCCGCCATCGTCGCGACGCACGTATTCGGCAATCCTTGCGATGTCGAACGCATCGAGCAGATCGCGCGCAAGAACAATCTGAGGGTCGTCTACGACGGCGCCCATGCGTTCGGCGTTCGTCACAAGGGGCGGTCGGTCTACGACTGGGGCGATATCAGCACGCTGAGCTTCCATGCGACCAAGCTGTTTCACACCATCGAGGGTGGCGCCATCGTCACCAACGACGACGCGCTGGCCGATCGCATCCGTCTGCTCTGCAACTTCGGCATCGTCGACACCGACCAGATCGAAGGCATCGGCATCAACGCCAAGCTCAACGAGTTCTCTGCCGCGATGGGCATGTGCGTACTCGACGACATCGAGCTGATTTTCGAATGCCGGGCGGAGATCGGCCATCGCTACGAGCGGCGCCTCGGCGAGCATTTCGAGCTGCAACGACCGCAGCCCGAATCCCAGTGCAACTACAGCTATTTTCCTGTTGCCCTTGCCGACGAAAGCCAGCTGCTGCGCTGCCGCTCGCAACTGAACGAGAACGGCATCAACCCCCGCCGCTACTTCTACCCCTCGCTGGACACGCTCGACCATCTGCAGCCGCAGGTACCACAACCACGCTCGCGAGCGTTGAGTCGCAAGGTCCTGTGCCTGCCGATCTATCCCGGGCTGCCGCGCAAGGTGCAGGAGAAGGTCATGCAGACGTTGATCCAGGAGGCAATCCACAGCGAGCAGTCGAGCCGCACGCTGTTCCAGCCCCTTGCCGAAGCGTTCGGGCTGTTCAACGCCGCGGAGCGCCTGCCGGGCGCCGACTACCCGCGCATGCCCCTGACATCCGGAGGCCAGCAATAA
- a CDS encoding oligosaccharide flippase family protein: MSDPKRLSVIRNTSLNYLGQAYALLVGIMILPFYLKHLGAEAYGLIGFFAVLQAWLQLLDAGMSPALVRQVAQYRGQGDLSAAPGPAGRLLRSFELLLLPIALATCVAIYLSSGWIAGTWLQARELGTGTIMQCISLMGLMVGLRLYATLYKSGLQGVELHGWLNAANVLIATLRYFGGLILVALVSQDPLDFFLFQTAVALVETLAFASKAYVQLASPRLLTGIDWRVVKPVLPFAGGMFFTSLLWIVLTQLDKVLLSKVLLLKEYGYFSLVALITTGIMTLTNPLVQTLLPRMTMLVAEGRIAEMERLYLNATRFVCSVLFPIAAVIAWHGQALIYAWTGDAAAAQWSERMLFWYVPGSALMAVGAFQFYLQYAYGQLRLHIWYSVVSTAISMPIVIYAALAHGAYGAALAWFFLRLATFVIWPPVVHRRFAPGLQGVWARDMLRITAATVIGVALGEPLFLLIVSDNRFDILIALAVSGFICLLLVAATSKSLLLKLHLLITKRASKNGIEERASLD; the protein is encoded by the coding sequence ATGTCAGATCCCAAGCGGTTATCGGTGATCCGCAACACCAGCCTGAACTACCTCGGGCAGGCGTATGCCCTGCTTGTCGGCATTATGATCCTGCCGTTCTACCTGAAGCACCTCGGCGCCGAAGCCTACGGCCTGATTGGTTTCTTCGCGGTGCTCCAGGCCTGGTTGCAGTTACTCGATGCCGGGATGTCGCCTGCACTGGTCCGACAGGTCGCGCAGTACCGCGGGCAGGGCGACCTGTCCGCCGCGCCCGGCCCCGCCGGGCGCCTTCTGCGCTCGTTCGAGCTGCTGTTGCTACCGATTGCGCTGGCGACCTGCGTGGCGATCTACCTGAGCAGCGGCTGGATCGCTGGAACCTGGCTGCAGGCCCGCGAATTGGGTACCGGCACCATCATGCAATGCATCAGCCTGATGGGCCTGATGGTCGGGCTGAGGCTCTATGCAACCCTGTACAAAAGCGGACTGCAGGGCGTCGAGCTGCACGGCTGGCTGAACGCAGCGAACGTACTGATCGCTACCCTGCGTTACTTCGGTGGCCTGATTCTGGTCGCCCTCGTGTCGCAAGATCCGCTGGACTTCTTCCTGTTCCAGACGGCCGTCGCCCTGGTGGAAACGCTCGCCTTCGCCAGCAAGGCTTATGTGCAACTGGCCAGCCCACGTTTGCTCACCGGCATCGACTGGCGCGTGGTCAAGCCGGTGCTGCCATTTGCCGGCGGCATGTTCTTCACCTCGCTGCTGTGGATCGTGCTGACCCAGCTGGACAAAGTGCTGCTTTCCAAGGTGCTGCTGCTCAAGGAGTACGGCTACTTCTCGCTGGTGGCGCTGATCACCACCGGCATCATGACTCTGACCAACCCCTTGGTGCAGACGCTGTTGCCGCGCATGACCATGCTCGTGGCCGAAGGGCGAATCGCCGAGATGGAGCGGCTGTACCTGAACGCCACCCGCTTCGTCTGCAGCGTGCTGTTTCCCATCGCTGCGGTGATCGCCTGGCACGGTCAGGCGCTGATCTACGCCTGGACTGGCGATGCTGCCGCTGCCCAATGGAGCGAACGAATGCTGTTCTGGTACGTGCCGGGCAGCGCACTGATGGCGGTCGGTGCCTTCCAGTTCTACCTGCAGTACGCCTACGGCCAGCTGCGCCTGCACATCTGGTACAGCGTGGTTTCCACCGCCATCAGCATGCCGATCGTGATCTACGCAGCGCTTGCCCACGGTGCCTACGGTGCCGCACTGGCGTGGTTCTTCCTGCGCCTGGCGACCTTCGTGATCTGGCCACCGGTGGTGCACCGGCGCTTTGCTCCGGGCCTGCAGGGCGTCTGGGCACGAGACATGTTGCGGATTACCGCCGCGACCGTGATCGGCGTGGCACTGGGCGAGCCGCTGTTCCTGCTGATCGTCAGCGACAACCGCTTCGACATTCTGATCGCGCTGGCCGTAAGCGGGTTCATCTGCCTGCTGCTGGTCGCGGCGACCTCGAAATCACTGCTACTCAAGCTTCATCTACTCATCACCAAGCGAGCATCCAAAAATGGAATTGAAGAGCGAGCAAGCCTTGATTGA